One Physeter macrocephalus isolate SW-GA chromosome 19, ASM283717v5, whole genome shotgun sequence genomic window carries:
- the C19H22orf15 gene encoding uncharacterized protein C22orf15 homolog, whose amino-acid sequence MVMSGAGCWELVNPWCSLVILITHLRQRGQVPPDECEGGAPTCYESLLENLDERCPELAGRASWAFQRSCAGCRACPHFAMAGEGAPALCVATRSKTLLHGPEGWVSCCLGPTSWG is encoded by the exons ATGGTGATGTCTGGAG CTGGCTGCTGGGAGCTGGTGAACCCCTGGTGCAGCCTGGTGATCCTCATCACCCACCTAAGGCAGAGGGGGCAGGTGCCCCCAGAtg AGTGTGAGGGCGGGGCCCCTACCTGCTATGAGTCCCTCCTGGAGAACCTGGATGAGCGCTGTCCAGAGCTGGCAG GCAGGGCTTCTTGGGCCTTCCAGAGGAGCTGCGCTGGCTGTCGGGCCTGCCCCCACTTTGCGATGGCTGGAGAAGGCGCGCCGGCACTCTGCGTGGCCACCAGGAGCAAGACCCTCCTTCATGGCCCCGAAGGGTGGGTTTCCTGCTGTCTGGGACCCACTAGCTGGGGCTGA
- the LOC102975342 gene encoding pre-B lymphocyte protein 3, whose translation MWISGLLFSRTPCGAGMLTFGKIKSGCWAPAPPSHRVSGLICMPCRGPAASPVCPEAAGARPAQAQHNKRLPPASLPLAMACQHLVLLLTGVILAASQPTLTQPDTLLVFPGQVAQLSCMLSPRYATVGDYGVSWYQQRAGSAPRLLLHYRSEEDHHRPTDIPDRFSAATDAAHNACILTISPVQPEDAADYYCSVGYIP comes from the exons ATGTGGATTTCCGGGCTTCTGTTCTCAAGAACGCCCTGTGGGGCCGGGATGCTGACGTTTGGGAAGATAAAGTCTGGCTGCTGGGCCCCAGCACCGCCCTCCCACCGTGTCAGTGGGCTGATTTGCATGCCCTGTCGTGGTCCAGCAGCCTCCCCAGTGTGCCCTGAAGCAGCTGGAGCACGCCCAGCGCAAGCCCAACACAACAAACGActcccacctgcctccctgcctctggccaTGGCCTGTCAGCATCTGGTCCTCCTTCTGACTGGGGTCATCCTGGCAG ccTCCCAGCCAACCCTGACCCAGCCGGACACACTGCTGGTCTTCCCAGGCCAAGTGGCCCAACTCTCCTGCATGCTCAGCCCCCGCTATGCCACCGTCGGGGACTACGGAGTGTCTTGGTATCAGCAGCGGGCAGGCAGCGCCCCCCGCTTGCTCCTCCACTACCGCTCAGAGGAGGACCACCACCGCCCCACTGACATCCCTGACCGCTTCTCGGCAGCCACGGATGCAGCCCACAATGCCTGCATCCTGACCATCAGCCCCGTGCAGCCTGAAGATGCCGCGGATTATTACTGCTCCGTGGGCTACATACCCtag